The genomic region GCTGGTGGACGTCTGGTCATGAAAAGACCCAGCTGTGGATTAGAAGTCATGTGTAGCTCGGCTTTGGGAGCAACGTTTCCATTCCCAGTCATCATGGCCCTGGCGGGGTTCAGTCAGACGGAGACTGGTCAAACTCAATACCATGGAGATGCCTTCCACTCTCGATGTTACAAACCAGTAGTTTCCCCATTTCCTGTTTTAAACACAGATCTCTATCTCAATCTGAACCAACGGAAAAAATAATTAACACACAACAAACCTCATTGGAGGCCATGTGTACAAGGGTATAGAAGGAATAATAATATAGGTATGACACTGAAAATCTTTAACAGCAACTACACATtaaaaaagtattaaaagttCAATCCCATGCCGTGCTTTAACTTCCCTCGGCCGTCAAtaggaaaatatgttttgtgttcaaacaagccttgttcgtcctcttccTTCACACACATTTGGCAGGAAGCACGCAACATGCCATGGCCACGAGGCAGATTCCACAGCATCCGATAGGCTCTCAGTCGTCCGCAAAGGTCAGCCGGCCAGGGCCTTCGTTCCTCATCCAGCGCCGGTACCTCTTCATCCTCGGGTCGTTGGCCATCTTGATCTtcatctcctcttcctgttcctgtttgtATACCTGAACATACGATAGCAGGTAGCTAGTCATTAGAGCTAGTCCTAGCGTATGATGGCTAGTTATAATAGAGGTGCTACATCAGACCGCTAGTCATTAGGGGTGCTACATATTATAGCAGATAGCTAGTTTATTGAAGACTTGATGAACATCTATAGCTCAAAACAAGGGACTATGCCAATCATAGTTGGCATGATTGCCAACTATGATAGATGATGAGCAACAAAGCTGGAGAATTAGTGCAAAAGACATGCAAAGAAGGAAGTCACGTAAAGAAGCAAGTCATGTTAAGAAGAAAGTCCATTCAGATAAGATTGAAGAACTGTAGAGTGAGTGTAGAGCTCAAGTAACCGTTGAGAGTTATAAGTGTAGAGGTCCCATTACATCAGGCAGTGACTAAATGTAGAGCTGTAAGGGTAGAGGTACCATAACATCAGGCAGGTAGTGTCTAAATCTAGAGCTGTAGGGTAAAGGTCAATAACATCAGATAGTGAATAAATGTAGAGCTGTAGGTGTAAGCACCTCGTAGTTCTCCCGGATCCATAGCTGCTTCTCCAGGAACGTCTCCTTCAGATTATCTTCCAAGCTGTCAAACTGGGACTGGGACATCTTCATATTGCGCCTACAGAAGGACAGAGTACACGGTCACTCAAACACCTTCATACAACCTCTACAGGTTAGACAGTGCAGCACCATCAGTTAGGACACCTTCATACAACATCTACAGGTTAGACACAGTAGACATATCTCTAGTCATAGACTATTTCTCTAAAAATCGGTGCGGTCCTCGGATAATGAGTTCTACATTCGATGCCCACCTGATGATGTTCAGCTTCTCCTCGCCCCGTACTCCTCCCTGCAGACCGTGAAGCGGTAGAACCACGACAGGTACCAGGAGGCCGAGATCACCAGGACGTAGGGCAGCATCACAGCTTGCACAGTAGGATGTCCGACATCTTGGGCTTCTGGTAGCCGCCTTTTATGTCGATCTTGTTTTTGATGATGTCCCGtgatgacctcctcctcctgctccctgacCTCCTCCTTGGTGCGGCGGTTGCGTCCCTTCTCCTTGGGCCGGTTCAGCAGGCCCTGCTGCTTGGCGATCTCTGTGGCTTGGATGCGGTACTTGGGCACGTGACCAGGTAGCTGATGGCCTCGTTGTAGCTGCTCTGCCAAGCTGTAGTACGGGGAATCAGAGGAGCAGGAATACACTTAACTCATTCTCTGCATCTGACCCATGATAACCAGCTAGGAGCAGTGGGCTGCCACACTATTTAGCCCTCGGAATCAACACCAGCTTGGAGAacccttgccttgcctattgGTGATATCATCTTGTGGTGCGGCAGTAACCCACGTGCAAGCTGGGAGAACAGGCATACTCCCCAAAGAAAGGCCAGGGGAGAATGGCCTGCACAGAACCTCCTTCCTTTGGGGCGGAGGGTGCCCTTGAACCCAGGACCTGTACTAACCGCTGGGCCGGGAGAAGATTATGTCCCCTACTCTATCAGGTCCTTGCTTTTGCAACAATGGTTCATGTCTCTAAAAACTAGCTCCGGCTCCTGTCATCTCTGCATGTTGCGCAATCATGCTCAGTCATGCACGTTACAATACAAGtacaaacacaccagacacatctAGTTAACTCCACACCACCACAGGGAGGTCTAGTTTAACTCCACACCACCACAGGGAGGTCTCGTTAACTCCACCCACCACAGGCAGCTCTAGTTAACTCCACCCACCACAGGGAGGTCTAGTTAACTCCACCCACCACGGGAGGTCTAGTTAACTCCACACCACCACAGGGAGGTCTAGTTAACTCCACACCACCACAGGGGTCTAGTTAACTCCACCCACAGGCAGCTCTAGTTAACTCCACCCACAGGCAGCTCTATTAACTCCACCCACAGGCAGCTCTAGTTAACTCCACCCACAAGCAGCTCTAGTTAACTCCACCCACCACAGGGAGCTCTAGTTAACTCCACCCCCAGGCAGCTCTAGTTAACTCCACCCCCAGGCAGCTCTAGTTAACTCCACCCACAGGCAGCTCTAGTTAACTCCATCCCACAGGCAGCTCTAGTTAACTCCACCCACCACAGGGTTCTAGTTAACTCCACCCACCACAGGGAGGTCTAGTTAACTCCACCCCACAGGGAGGTCTAGTTAACTCCACACCACCACAGGGAGTCTAGTTAACTCCACCCACCACAGGGAGGTCTAGTTAACTCCACCCACAGGCAGCTCTAGTTAACTCCACCCACAGGCAGCTCTAGTTAACTCCACCCACAGGCAGCTCTAGTTAACTCCACCCACCACAGGGAGGTCTAGTTAACTACAAACCACCACAGAGAGGTCTAGTTAACTACACACCACCACAGGCAGCTCTAGTTAACTCCACCCACCACAGGGAGGTCTAGTTAACTACAAACCACCACAGAGAGGTCTAGTTAACTACACACCACCACAGGCAGCTCTAGTTAACTCCACAGGTCTCGCACCACAACAGACGAGGTACCTGGAAGATGGATATGGCGCAGACGTGACCAGGATGACCACCCTGACGTCCACCTTGGGGGCGAGCCGTGTGCGGTAGTAGGCATAGTAGTGGCGGTAGTACTCCTCCGGGTGGTCCAGCATGTAGTCGTAGTCCCGGCGAGAGTCCTCATcctggggggggaagggggctgGTTAGGAGGAGGTTCAGGTCATACTAGCTGGTGGGCCCATGCCTGCATCCCACCACACCAAGCATTAGCGCAACAAGGGCACTGCCATCCAGACATTACATATAGACAAGATAACCTCATTAATCCCAGGAGGGGATGTCATGTGATGCCAGCAAATGAAAGCAGCAGAAACAGATATATAAAaacagatatataaatatacctcTAAAGTATCACCACTAAACCTAACCGACTGCTAGTAAATGATGATGCTGACTGATTATAATCCAGTGCACTTTCCTTACCCAGAAGAAATCCTATAAACTGAGCAGACTAACATTAGTATGATTGCAACCTGGTAAAAAAGGTATGAAACACACACTTCGTTTCTAGACGTAAACATTTTATAGGCAGATAATTCACTTCTAGACCCTCCCTTTAATGGTTCCTCTGCATCTCATCGGAGGTGGAGAGTGCCACATTGGCAGAGTAAGTGAACGTCAGCATGTAGGGCCTGTTCGGGGCTAGCATATTCAATCCCCGGGTGCCCGTCACAAAACAAACTAAATCACACATGCATCTGGTTTGTTGAGCAGTGCTTTCAAAGAAATAAGTAATCTCTTCATCGGTATTGGTGCGACTTCAGAGTGACGCCCAGCGGTCTCACCAACCTTCAGCGTCTCATAGGCGGTGGTGACCAAGAGGAACTTCTCCTTGGCGCTGTCCTCCGTCTCCCCGGCCAGTGCGGGGTCCCCGGCTCTGAACCGGTCGGGTGGTACGTCCTGGCCAGCTGCCGGTACGCCCTCGCGATCTCCGGCTTGGTGGCATCCCGGCTCACGCTGAGCACGTCGTAGCACACCTGCGTGCCACAGTACAGGCCCTCTATCAGCGCGTCGGCCGTGGGTATGTACGACGTGGCAATTATTAAGATGATACATGACGGAGTCCACAGACGGACCCAGCCATGCTCCGCTCGGAGAACCATTTCACTACGCGACTCACACACTGCGGTCGCACAGTTTTTGCCTCACGCGCCGGCGCTGTTAATATACGGACATAAGGATGACGCGGCATAGAGGACGATGACGTCAAGGCGGGCGTGGGAATAAAGTCTTAcgattttttttcaaatatatattatattattagttattatatGTTCTGTGCGGTTTATAAATCCATGAACAATACATCAATAAATATAGTCTCATGAAGTCACCTCTGAAATTGGTCCTGTCCTTTCGATCCCTGTGGCACTGTGGTCGTGGAGTTGTTATCCATTTAAAAGAAAGTCAAACTCAATACAGTTTTTTGAATAAAGGTCCTTTGCGGTTACTCACAATGATCTAAAATTGATCTGATAAACAAAATGACGAAACAGCCATTAAAAGTCAAAAGTAAAAACGGTTTGGTTTTATATTATCAGAAACAACAGCATCAGCCATTCTTGAACAGGAGCAGTTCAAGAATAACTCGAAAAGTAATATCATAATTCGGAGAGGAATATTCATCCTGGAGATTAGTCATTCTCTGTAGAAAGTATTTATTCTGATCTGTAGAAAGTATTTATGTAGAGATtgtattaattatatttaaaaaagtagCATGGCTATGTGAAGAAAGCATCCGTATAAAGTATTGATTCTGAAGAGAGAATATTAATTCTGTAGAAAGTATTTATTCTTTTGAGTAGTCCATAGACTAGAGAGATAGGTGTACAGTCTCCGTCCAACCGCTCCGCATACGGACCGCTCCTCTGCTCGCCTCCGTTGATCGCCCCCGCTGCTCGCTGCTCGCCCCCGCTGCGGTCAGAGACCAGGATGGAGCTCTCCTATCAGTCCATGAGGACAGCTCACCAGGTCCGGGAGGCGgtgagctaacacacacaccattacggTTCATTCCTCACTTTAACCTATTTACAAAGGTGACTAACAGTGAACAGTGGAGCAGTTCGGAGCTGTTGGCTCAGGGGGAATAGACGGAGTACTACCACCAAACGACCGGCTTTCGTATTAAGAGTTTTATCAAAGTCTTATTTGTGTAAGAGGGCGGGTGGTGATCTTGTCAAAATAAAGACAGCTTAAATAAATTTTCTGCTCTTCACAGCCTGGACACCGTTCAGTGTTAAGCTAACCGAATTAGCCACAGTTAGCGTCCATCGGTTACCTAGGCAACAGGGTTTGGCAGCGTCTCTTGTTTACGCAtacgcgcgcgtgcgcgcacgcacgcgcgcgcgcgtgtgtgtgacacacacacacacacaccacacacacacacacacacacacacacacacacacacacacacgcacgcacatacacacgacacacacaacgGAGGTGTTTGAAGCCTGTACTAGCTGTAGTTGATGGTGGCTGTTGCTTTGTGTTGAGCAGGAGGAACTGAGAACTGAGACCCGGAAGAAGGACCTACTCATCCTCATATACCATCACCTCATGGAtcatgggtctgtgtgtgtgggccgtgtgtgtgtttgtaatatgtgtctgtgtgtgtgtgggagagtgtggGTGTATCTGTTGTATCTTCCAGCTACATTGATACATGTGGTCTACATTTAATATATgcagtatataaatatatgtatatgtatgacatatatatatactgtatatatgtggGTGTATGCTGCAGCTACATGGACAGCGCGGGGTCCTGGATGGGGAGTGTAACGGGGTCTCCAGAGGTTGGAGGTCTGTGACAACGTGGACCTGGAGACGGTGCTGATGGAGTACCAGACCTACCACTACATCAAGTTCAACAAGTACCCCCGGCTCACCAGGAGGTCCCCCCCTACTGGTactgctgactgactgactggctggctgggtggctgactggctggctgactgactgactgactgactgactgactgactgactgactgactgactgactgactgactgactggctgactgactgactgactgactgactgactgactgactgactgactgactgactgactgactgactgactggcttgATGAATGACTGTTTGGTCAGTGATTACATGTCAAACTTTTGTCTCCCCAGTTGAAACCAGACAGGTTTCAAGTTGCGGCAAGAAGaggtatgtttgtttttttctgtttgtctgcACATAGAGTTTAAACTGCTTTTGAGTTTAcgtgtttattattttattgttcattaTTTTTGACATTACAATAAAATTCTGTCTGTCAGTTTAATTGTCTGATAACTAATTCTTAATACATATGtttgtgttgcattttgttACTTAATCTACTCTAATTTTGTGGTTTCATCCTTgaggagcccctcctccacTGTGAAGCCCCCCCTAAAATAAGCCCCACCCACCGACCGCAttctgggggaggggccaggaaTTCAGAACCCCACATAGCCATCAGAAACAGgagtgtatgtttttttttcaattaagAATCCTACAAAAATGTGGTAAGGCATCAGGGTTAACCCTAGAGGAGTGAAGTGTGTATTTAAGCCTAGTGTGTATTCAACCTTAGCTGAAGATTAAAGTGTGTATTCAAACACCTTAGAGTTAGGAATTGCGTATTTAACCAAACCTAGCGGTACAAAGTGTGTGTTTCAACACACCTTAGAgttagcgtgtgtgtttaaCCAACACAAGAGGTACAAATGTGTATTTATCGCGTATGTTTCCTAACCAGGAGAACGGGCTGGTGGATCCTACGCTGGAGTTTGGTCTCAACGTCTCGTCTTTTGCTAACAATGGAGCTTCAGGAGAGGGAAGCTCCAGGAAGGTTATAGAGGAGCATCTAAAGAGAATTGTGGACCTCATAGTAACATCTAAAGAGAATACTGGACCTCATAGTAACATATGAAGAGAGCAGTGGACCTCATAGTAACATCTGAAGAGCATAATAGACCTCATAGTAACATCTGATGAGAATAGTGGTCTTCATAGAACATCTGAAGAGAATAGTGTGTAGTTACAGTTGGTGTGTCTGTCAAGAAGAACACTTCTTAACAGAGAATTGAATAGAACATGATCATCGCAAGACACAGGCAGACATTTTCACTGAGCCAATGGTGTACATGATATATTGTGGGCAGTCACACCAGTGGCAACCAAGGGGAGGGAATTGGCCATGGCTGAAGTCAGCCATAGTGGGAGAGGCCAGGTTAATTTGCAATACATATGGGGGAGAGTGGACTCGTCTGCAAGGTGCAAGACAGCTGAAGGAATCAACCCAACAAAGAGGTCAGGGGACGGGCCTGGCCTCAGCATCTGACCTCATGGCTACGATGGCAATGGGAACACAAACTAACACCTTTCAATCAGAGAGAGGAAATTAACTATATCTAAGTGCAGGGGGAGTTTATGCAAAGGccttttaaatataattttcaTCTCATTTGATATCACCATGAGGATACAGTGTTCCAGTGCGTTTCAGTGTAGTGACTGTGGGTTTTGTGTTCAGCTGAAGGACAACAAGGCTGTGATCCAGGACGCCAGCAGAAGAGGCAACGCAGACACCGACCACGCGGTATCTACAGCCGGCTTACCCCTGACCCTGTTTATTCCCTAACCCCGTTAACCCCTGACCCTGTTGTACCCCCACCCTGTTGGACCCCTAACCCTgctaacccctgaccctgttGTACCCCACCCTGTTGACCCCTAACCCtgttgacccttgaccctgtTGTACCCCCACCCTGTTGACCCCTAACCCCGTTAACCCCTGACCCTGTTGTACCCCCACCCTGTTGGACCCCTAACcctgctgacccctgaccctgttgTACCCCCACCCTGTTGACCCCTAACCCtgttgacccttgaccctgtTGTACCCCCACCCTGTTGACCCCTAACcctgttgacccctgaccctgttgTACCCACACCCTTTGACCCCTAACCCTGTTGACCCCTGACCATGTCGACCCCCAACCCTTTTAAACCTCGACCCTGTTGACCATGTTGACCCCTCACcttgttgacccctgaccctgttAACCTTATCAACCCCTGACCCTGGGAACCCATGACCCTGTTGACCAGGTTGACCCTCACCCTGTTGACCCTTGACACTGACAACgcttgaagttgttaaatcccTCCCTCAGAGCAGCCCAAGCCCCTCCCAATGAACACCCACTAGCTGGCCAGGTTTAGTACTGGGTCTGCCCCTCTGTAGCCAGAGGCTTGGGTGAGGTCAGGTCGTGGCgaggtagacagagaggtagGTAGAAAGAGAGGTAGGCCAACAATCACTTCCTTGGAGGCCGACTTTAATGATTGGATAGGCCTATCGCAGGCCTCCGACAGCTAGTAATACTGTACTGTTTTATGTTCCTTTTTTATGGATCACTGTATGGATGAAAAGAGAATTTGAGCAAAGGACAAAAGAAAGCTTCTAAAATAGaatgcctaccctagctttaacccTTGACCCTGTTTACCATTTACCCCCCAGCTTTAACCCTGTTAACCATTTACCCTGTTGACCCTGTCAGCCCTTCACCCTCTTAACCCTTGACCTGTTGACCTGTTGAACCCTGACCCGGTTAACCCTGTTAACTCTTGACCTGTTGACCCCGTTAACCCTGTTAACCCTTGAGCCTTAACCCTTTTGTAGGAACGTTTGCTGAAACCTCTCGGAGCGTTCATCACAACAAGCAGTGAAATGAGAGAACTTGCAGCCCATCATTagcaaggtacacacacacaccacacacacacacaccacacacacacacacacacacacacacacaccacacacacacacacacaacacacacaccacaccacacaccactcACAATCCACGTGACACCCACAAaacgaacccacacacacacacacacacacatacaaacacgcacacacagacccacacgcacacatgcaaaaacacatgcaacacacacacacacaaccacacacgcacgcacacacacacacacagcagtaaaGAGCAACTCTCTTGAGTTTGTAGTACCTGAGTACTCCAGGAGGAGGCAGTAAAGAGCTACTCTCTTTTTGTTAGTGTAGTACCTGAGTACTCCAGGAGGAGGCAGTAAAGAGCTGTTTGAATCTGTCAATAAACTATGTCACTATCAAAAGATATGATTCGATCAGTTAACTTTTCTGCCATTTGGGTCTAAAGGGCCCCTATATAAGTCCAAACATAGCATTGTTGgccggcttagctcaggagcaGAGCGGGTTGAATTGTAGCCGGAAGGTTGCCTGTTCAACCctgctagctgagtgtcgaggtgtccctgagcaagacacccaaCCTTATCTGCTGCCGGCGAGCTGCATGGTTGATCCCC from Gadus morhua chromosome 19, gadMor3.0, whole genome shotgun sequence harbors:
- the dnajc25 gene encoding LOW QUALITY PROTEIN: dnaJ homolog subfamily C member 25 (The sequence of the model RefSeq protein was modified relative to this genomic sequence to represent the inferred CDS: inserted 5 bases in 5 codons; deleted 1 base in 1 codon) translates to MVLRAEHGWVRLWTPSCIILIIATSYIPTADALIEGLYCGTQVCYDVLSVSRDATKPEIARAYRQLARTYHPXRFRAGDPALAGETEDSAKEKFLLVTTAYETLKDEDSRRDYDYMLDHPEEYYRHYYAYYRTRLAPKVDVRVVILVTXCAISIFQVPPWQSSYNEAISYLVTXPKYRIQATEIAKQQGLLNRPKEKGRNRRTKEEVREQEEEVIRDIIKNKIDIKGGYQKPKMSDILLCKXVMLPYVLVISASWYLSWFYRFTVCREEYGXEEKLNIIRRNMKMSQSQFDSLEDNLKETFLEKQLWIRENYEVYKQEQEEEMKIKMANDPRMKRYRRWMRNEGPGRLTFADD